The DNA region AAGGCTGAGCCTTCAAACGGGATTCATTTACCAGAATAAAAAGCTCAGTGCGTTGTCCGCATCTTCATTTTGCCCACAGCCCTGTGAACTTCGTGGTGACTAGATGACCCACAGCTGCATGTGACCCGCCAAAGCCAGGACCAAGGGCCCAAGCCCAGCCAGAGACACGGTCAGGCGACTTCCAAAGGCATCTCTGGGACACTGCTGAGGGGCACCCAAGCCACAACGCTTCCCGGagccccttttctctcccttccctcatcCCTGCAGCAGCTCCCACCTTCTCCTCCAAACTCCCTGAAACACAAATCACTTCCGACTCTTGTCTTCAGGATGCTCTCTTCAAGACCACAATAGCACAAACCATGAGGGTAACTCTAACAGGCCATTCTAGCTCAGAGTGACTCAACCCGGGGCTGTCCAAGGCCGCTGTCTCACCATCACCGCTCAACTTCCTCTTCCGCCCACACCTGcttctttcccctcccttccccaggggTGGATCCCATGCACTCCTTAATAAACATCCTGCACTCTAAAGTCTGAACCAGAGTCATCTCCCAAGGGTACCCAGCCTGCGCCATCACCTCAGCCCATCCAGCCAGAACCCACGGGCAGCCTTCCCCTCCacttcctggcagagggaacttCCCACATACATGCTCGAAGAGCAAACTGGAGTCCTGACGCCGTCCATAGGAGCTAAAGGAATTTagaatgtttttctgttttgacaAAGAGCAGCCTTCAAGGACATTGTTTAGCGATGAACTCAGCATGCCAGCTCTGAGCGGCAAGGCTGATTGGTAAACCCTTTGTCCAGGGCGGGGAGGCCCCCACCCTCTCCTTCCACAAGGACACGAGCACATAGTTGGAAAGCCTCAAGAGCACATGATTTAAGGGggaaataaaactcttagattcCACAGCTCCAAAACATAATCCTCACATACACAGTGGAGGTGGCGGGATGCTGCGGGGAGGAAGAAAGGGTACTATTTGGGGCTTCTAGGGCAGGTGACACAGTCTTGGGTGTCCCAGCCCTGCACTGTGCTTGCACCTGAAACTCAACAAATTCTGGCTGCCTGGAGTAGAAGGCAGATTCGCAAACAGAGAAGACTGCCCTGTGGTTACGTCCTTATTTCTATACATTCTACCTCCAAAAAACCCTGGTCAGCTGAGCACGAGACCAACAAGCCCTAAAGTTGAGTGGCTACCGCTGCTACCAAAAAGCACCAAAGGCAGAGGCCCTTCAGCAAAGGGCAGACATCCAAACAGAGGCTGATGGCCCGATCCAGACAAGGAACAGGCCTCTGCCCCACGGCCTGGCCGGGGCTGGAGCCAGTTGTGTCTGAAGCTGACTCTGGGCGAGAGGAGGCCCGGGGCCCCACGGGACACATACCCACGGGAGGAGCAGGGGCCCCTGCAAGCAGCCCCTCCTCAAGGAACGGGGCTGGCTTCCCGAGACCAAGCACACACTTAGCACAGCAGCCCAGCAGGGCCACCAATGCTGGTGACTGAGAGCCCTCCTCAACTTTAATGAGGGACACGCCCTGCCCTTCTGAGCCTGCCCAGCCTTGAGGGTCCACACACCCACAGGTGTGCACAGGTGCAcgagtgtgtgtgtgctcacacaCGTCTGTCACACACACAATCACTCAGACACAGCACTGCAGCTTCAGGCAGCACccgacacacatgcacacagtcaATGACCAAGAGTAGAGTCTGTGGGCAGCCTCTCGGGGTTTTCTGGAGCTCACAGAAGAGGCAGCGAGCCCTGCCCTTGTCctaagacagtggttctcaaagtgaggtccctggaccagcaacaCCAGAATCACCTGAGAACGTGTTAGAAGTGCTTTGCGTTCTGCCTCGGCCAGCAGAGCCCTGAGCTGTCTGGGGGCCTCCCACAGGGCTACAACTCCTTGTCATGTTTTTTAACCTGCCAGCTCCTGTGCTAAATAGACTTTACGTTCGTTATCTCATTAAAACTCACTAATATCTTGTGAGATGGGCACCgtactgttcctttttttttcagatgggaAAGTCGAAGCTGGGAAAGGTTAAAAGACTTGCCTGGAGTCCCTGGGGCTCCCAAGCCCATGCCCCTAATCACATTCTAGATGTAGCTCCAGCGCCACTGAATGTAAACACCCTACCAAGGACTGTGCCCCGCATGCCCGGCCCCACCGCTGCCACCTCCCATTTCCCCTGGGTCTCTCCCTGCCTCAGCAGCCAGGCCTAAATCTTCCCTCAAGAGACAAGGCCGGGCCCTCCACGCAGGGGTGGGACGAAGGGCAGGAGGCAGCCCCACCTCGTGAGCAGAAAACACCTCCGCCAAGGCCCTTACCACCCAGCACGCCCCGCCCGGAGAGCAGCAGGGAGGCAACCATGGGCTGCCAGCCCTGCCTGCACCCCAACGCCTGGAGAGAGAGCCTGCTGTGCAGTTGACCTATGGAATCCAAAGACGGCTGCTGTGTGCGCGTCTGATCCAGAATGTTCCCTGAATTGCATTAGCagggacctgggtttgagtcctggctttaTCACCAACTTACTGTGTGGCCTGGGCTGGTCCCCTCTTGGAATCTGTTTTTCCATTGCTGCAGCGAAGGGGTTGACTGATGATTTATAAGGATGTTTCTTGCTCTGAAAGCATGTCTTGGAATCTAGATGTCCACATGACATTGGAGAAGTCTGGCCAGGacgtgggaatgtaaaatgccaACGGCTCTGGACCCGGCCCTCTGCTCAGCCTAACTCATCTTTGCTTCAGACTTGGGAGTGCCCCCCGgctccccagatgtgcctggcTTTGCACAGGAGTGCTTCCCTCGCTCCCCCATACTCATGCACCAAAGAGGATTTGTCTTCTATAGCATATCCGGCAGGGCACCAGGGCCTGGAAGGAGCCAAGGAGCTAGACTGTTGTCCCAGACCCAGAGGCAGCCATGGGAGCCTATGCCATGGTGACTGACACCAACATCTCATCTGGCCTCGAGAGCAACACCACGGGCATCACAGCCTTCTCCATGCCTGGCTGGCATCTGGCATTGTGGGCAGCAGCCTACCTGGCCCTGGTGCTGGTGGCTGTGATGGGCAATGCTGCGGTTATCTGGATCATCCTGGCCCATTGGAGGATGCGCACGGTCACCAACTACTTCACTGTCAACGTGGCCCTGGCCGACCTCTGCATGGCCACCTTCAACGCCGCCTTCAACTCGTCTATGCCAGCCACAACATCTGGTACTTCGGCCGTGCCTTCTGCTACTTCCAGAACCTCTTCCCCATCACAGCCATGTTCGTCAGCATCTACCCCATGACTGCCATCGCCGCCGACAGGCGAGAGGGGGCAGCTGCGGGGAGTCGGCTCGCTTTTCTGGGTTCACACAGGGCTGgtaacttgcccacagtcacacagcaagttaaggGTAGAACCCAGTGAATTAACTGCCTCCTAACCTGATCATGATCCTAAACTGTACATCTGGAAGACAGGGGACTGTGGAACCGAAGCAAGTAAGGTTCAGGTTAGACACAAGGAAAAACATTGCACTAGATGGCTGTTCAAGGCTACAGGGGAAGACCAACGGCGTTTTAGGGACCTTCTGAAGTGTTCTTCTCTGGAGTTGATCTTTGTTTTACTGAAAGGAAATTGCTTATATTGTCATCctattcctagatatattatatgaGGGGAAATTTTAACACTGCACGCAGTTACTATATAATTAAGATGGGGCCAATTACTTCCCTGATGCTGCTCTCTGGGGCTGCAGACTGTGACGTTCtgatggggatggggtgggggcaggaggggtggaggggtggaggagTGATCAGTCGGCAAATCTGAAAGTCCCCTAAGACTTTCTTTTCATTCACTCAGGTATTTGAGGCACTGTTTCAGGCATTGGGGAATAAACACCAGTGGGAAAAGAGTCCCGAAATCATGGTCTCATGGAACTTCCATTTTAAAGGCTGGGTGGAGGGTGGGTAGTACGGACTGTAGAGGGCAGGATGGGAGCCAGGAGACCAGACAGGAGGACACTGAATAATAACCCAGGTGAGGAAGGATGGTGGCTCAGGTCAGGATGGTAATAATGGTGACTCgtccattcattttttcattcattcttatatTCAATGCCTACTATGTACAGATACTGTTCTGGGCATTGggggaagaaacagaataaagatgCCTGCCCTAGtgagaatttaaataataaacacaAGACTAAATAAATCATATGTTGTATTTTGACGTCATGAGTGCTATGGAAAAATATCAGGAAGGGGATCCGAGGCACCAGGGTACGTGTGCCGGGGTAGGGCAGGTTGTAGTGTTAGATAGGGTGTCAGGATCAGCTTTATTGTGAGAGTGGGATTTGAGCTGCGTCCTATTGTTCTGGCCTGGTCTCAAGGTTCAGATTAATCCCAGGGAGGAAGGCCCGGGGGTCATCTAGGACCAAAGCCGCTTCGGCGTATGTAGAGCAGTTCCTCCACAGCAGAAAGCTGGTGGGCAGCTGCTTCGGGCTTTGTCCAGGAGACCGTTGGGCTCTGTTAAGGTTTCTGAACAGAAGACAGGCTGTGTGACAGGCTGGGGAACTCGGCAGGGCTGAGCTTCAGGACAAGGCCCCAGACGGACTGACAGTGTGGCCACACTGCTCTCTTGTGGCCATCCGAGAGCACGTCCGCGCTCAGAGGGAGGCCATGTGGTAGaacggggtggggtgggctggcGTTTAGGGCGCTAGTGTCCCACATGGCTGTGGGAGAGCACCAGCCCAGCTGGCTCTCTGCAGGTCGTCAGCCAGGGTGCGGGGAATGGGACTAGCGGATCTGGACTGGTCTGACGGGAGGGCACCCACCACTCACACCGCCCTCTGCTCACAGGTACATGGCTATCGTCCACCCCTTCCAGCCACGGCTCTCGGCCCCCAGCACCAGAGCAGTAATTGCTGGCATCTGGCCGGTGGCCCTGGCCCTCGCCTTCCCCCAGTGCTTCTACTGCACCATCACCATGGACCGGGGTGCCACCAAGTGCGTGGTGGCCTGGCCCGAAGACAGCGGCGGCAAGATGCACCTTTTGtaaggcctgggggtgggggagcatggtatgtgtgtgcacgcgtgcatgtgtgtgcgtgcatgcacatATGTGCACGTACACATGTGCAGTGTGTAGGCATGGGTGTGCACATGTGTCTGTGAGTGAACTGGGGATTATGTGAGTACAGTATCAACTAAAAGTAACACTTAGCACTTACTAAATGTCAGGTTTggtctaagtactttacatatatgaACCCACTGGATTCTCCTAACAATATGGgtatgtatgtattattattcccatttttcagatgaggaaactgaggcactaaaaaaaaaactaagtaatGTGCCtaagaccacacagctagtaagtggtaaatCGAAGACTTAAATCCAGACAGTCCTGCTTCAGAGCCCAATCTCCTCACCACTCTTACTTAAATAAGGGACATGTCAGGGTACCGAGACAGAAAGAAAGGGCAGGTGCCAGAGCCTGGGATATTTTCAGGAGGAGCCTGGAGTGGACTTGACCTGAGGCAGGCACCGTGGGCTAGGGGATGGGGGGAGAAAACAGAACTCAGGCGTGGTGCagctgctgtgtgaccctggctaAGTCCTTTCCCTTTCTGGGAGTCAGTTTGCCCAGTTCTCACGGCGGGTGTGGCTTTGTCATCCCAAGCACGGCGGGGGTTGGTAGTAGAAGATAAAGAATTGGTTGAGGTTCTGGAGACAGTAGTCGAGTTGGAGTCCTGCGCTGTCCCCTGCTGGCCAGAGGACCCTTTGTAGTCACTTAACCTCGCTGACCCTTTGGCTCCTTCTCTCTTAAAGGGGATTAGTAAGAGAACCTTGCTCAGGGGTTGTTgtgaacacagaagagaaaatgtACCTGACGCAActtagcacggtgcctggcacagaaccgGCGCCCAGCAGGTGGTAGTTTAAATGGGGAACAAACGAAAACAAACCTGGCAGATTTAGTCCAGGAAAAGCCCAGCTGCCCCAAGCATGAGGATGTGCACGCTCTGAGCCCAGAGCCGCCAGACCACAGAGATAACTCGACTCCCTCTCCCGCCTCCTTTAACACTCCTCCCCCAACGCCCGCCCCTACCTGGTCTCCTCCCGTCCCGAGCACCAGACAGAAGAGCGCCACGCTACGGGCTTCGGGGAAGGCGCCATTCCTCTGAGGAGCCTGCTCCTGGCAACTGCTGACTTTCCCGGGAAACTGCTGCCCTGGGTCTCTGCCCTCGTTCCGTAGCCCACGTTCTCAGGACTCACGGCTCCAGGGGCGGAGTCCACGCAGGGACCCGCCCCCCTCCTTGGCTTTGGGAAGGGGCGGAGAGCAGAACATTTCCTGACTGGCCACTGCGGGGCGGTGTTTCTCCACCTTAACAGTGAGCTTTTCTCTCTGAGGTGCGGACCAGTAAGAATTTAGGGTACCAACCACCACCTTTCTGGGGATGGTGATTTCCGACTCTGCTTCAGGCAACAGGGGAAAACAAGAGGGCAGAGGTGGGCTAGGAAGGCTATACTTTGGTGCTACTTCGAATTCTGAGAGGATCTGGGGGAAAGCCTGGTTTCTCATGTGTAAGAATATATTATTTGTTCTTGGGTTGGGGAGCTTCTGAGATTTAGACTGGGGGCTCCATCCGTACAGGCTCATATCCTGTGTGTGTAGGAATCTAGGAAAATGCACATACGCTCCccaaatcaaaatacaaaaaaggCAGTCCAGGCTATGAGATTCTGGCAGGCCCTAGAAGATGGTTACCAAAGCTCCTTGGCACTCCCTTCTGTGTGGGATCCTAGCCCAGAGTGAATTCCTATCCTGAACCGACTCAAGAAAGAATGAGGCAACAGAAAGGCATCACTCATACTTGGGAAGGATGGTAGAGATTAACTCCttgttttacaaatggggaagcAGACTGAGGGAGAGatctgacttgcccaaggtcatgcttTAAATTAGAGGCTAGGCAAGAACCCAGTTCTTCTGACTCCACAGGGCTGACCCTCAGTGGAAGGGAAATCATTTGTCTGTTAAGTCCGTATAGAGCCGTTTCACAGGACACAGACTTCctgtgcctctctgagcctcattttcccgCTCTGGATGCTGAGACAGGTGGCCCTGCTGATCCTCAAGGTCTATCTATCTCAGACACTCTGTGACCTCACAGTGAAGGTAAGGTACAAGGGCCTGGCATCTGGCTGCTCCTCCGCCCTCACCTGCTCCACAGTAGGACAGATGATGATCAGGGAGTCTAGGAGCCCCCAAACCTTTTGTAATTAGCATGCTTGCCAAAAGAGCAAGCAAGCCGAATTCTAAACTCAGGCTTTAGGGAAGACATTTGCTGGAGCCACCTACTCCCCTCCCTCCAGGTGTCAGTACCTCTTGAAAGGGACCCAGCAAGGCTGGCAcatggggaggaaaggaggggctCGGGTACACCTCTGTTCTCCTAGAAAAAGGTCACATGACAGGGCCAGGGGTCTTGGGTCCATTCACCGGATGCTCCTGCTTGGGCCTTGTCAGAGAGAGGCTATAACATCGCTCAGAAACCAGAATGGGCAGCATGCATCTttccaaaaggaaatgagaaggccTCAGCACAGCCCCGGGCGCCCTCCACGGGGACTGGATGAGCGCCATCAATGGTGCTCCGGGCCACTTGCTCACAGGTGGTGTGAAAGAGTATCTGCACATGTGAGCCATGTTCCCAACCAAATGCTCATGGTCAGGAAGGGATGATTCACTAGCACGTAGAGTGTGGCCTGTCTCCACTGCCCCCTTCCCTGCTAGGGATGTTGGTGCAGGATAGAACCATATGAACTCTAGGAAATCTATCTAGACAGAGAGATGCAGATATAGAAGATATACATAATCTATCTAatacatatgtgcatatacatatgcacatatattacATGATTCTGGAAGAAAGATTCCAAACCATTAACAGTGGTGGGGGTGAGATACAtaattttacttcctcctttgTGCTTAAgggcattttaaattttaaacaaatgtattaCTTGGTTAACTTTTTCGTTcctatttatttccttgtttGGTAACTTGTCTGTCACTTGGAAGGACTCAGAGCTAACACAGGTGTCCCTTTTGCAGCAGGGGAAACTCTCATTGGGCACATGTGCTAGCCAGtctgcccttcttttttttttactctttttttttttttttcaaaccaagCCCTTGGGAGGTGGCCCAGGGTAGCCCGCCAGGGACAGCTCAGGGGCGTCAGCAAGGTCCTGGGGATTGAGTGCTGGCGGTTGCTGGAGTCGCCCCCAGGTCGCCCCGTGCCCAGGCCCTTGACTCTCCTTCCAGGTACCACCTCGCTGTGATCGCCCTCATTTACTTCCTGCCTCTCGTGGTGATGTTCGTCGCCTACAGTGTCATCGGTCTCACGCTCTGGAGACGCACTGTCCCAGGGTACGAGGTGCATGGCGCCAACTTGCGCCACCTGCGGGCCAAGAAGGTGAACTCCGGGAGTGGGGCTGGAAGTTTGACCCCGCCTCGGGATCAGCCATTCCGGGCACGTCCCCTAGAGGGCGCCGCGGAGGATAGACTCCACCTGTAACTTGGCCTTGTCCCAAGTCCCTGGACAGAGCATTCATTGCTTCTTCCCGGGGTGGGGCGGGCGGACTTGCTTTGGTCTTTGGGCTGTGGCAGACACAGGTTGCAGGGAGAGGGAGACCTCGGAACCCGTAGCTGGCATAGTCTCCTCTAAGGATGGGGTTAGGAACGAGAGCTCATCCACTCTCCAGGGAGGGGAGCTGCTCTGCTCAAAGAGGGATCCAAGACGCCTTTTAGAGGAGGTGGCCACCGAGCTGGGCTTTGAGGAGTGAGGACTTCAAAGGAAAGACAGCAGTGTGGACAGAGAGACCAGCCTGAGCAAAAGCCCCGAGGTGGAAGGCCCAGGAGTGTCTGGGTAGCAGAAGCTCTAGGGGCCTGAGCCTGTGGAGGTAGACAGGGCCTGCTTATTGAGGGCTTCTCAGGCTGGCCTGAGACGTGCCTCGTGCTTCCCCTCGGGAAAACTGGGGCTTGGGGCTTCCAGGCTAAGGAGTGACCTGAGTCTCTCCTGGACCAGTTTGTGAAGAccatggtgctggtggtggtgacaTTTGCCATCTGCTGGCTGCCCTACCACCTCTACTTCATCCTGGGCAGCTTCCAGGAGGACATCTACTGCCACAAGTTCATCCAGCAGGTCTACCTGGCGCTCTTCTGGCTGGCCATGAGCTCCACCATGTACAATCCCATCATTTATTGCTGCCTCAACCACAGGTgagccctcaccccagcccctctcctcagCCTGGCTCCATCTGGACTCCCCTGCACAGCTTGAGCCTGTGCCGGTCCATCCCCGCCACCATGGGATTACCATCCTCCCAGGGAGCCCCCAGCACAGTCCTCCCTCGGGTCCAGGCCTAGCTCgagccccacctcctccccaaagCTTTGCCCCATGGCCCAGGTCACAGCTCTCACGCCTGCCTGCCTGCTCCTGCTCCTTCTTCTGGCGGCTGCATCTGGGACAAGgataagaaaggagggagggacagagagatggagggaggggagagagggagaaggacagCCAGAGAGGGCGGAAGGAAGGAGCCAGGTAAAGGAGGGAGGGACTGATGGTTCTAAGAGCTTCCTACACTGAGGAAGAACTGAGCACTGTCCCTGGGCGAGGAGAACAGTGCCAACCGCA from Mesoplodon densirostris isolate mMesDen1 chromosome 1, mMesDen1 primary haplotype, whole genome shotgun sequence includes:
- the TACR2 gene encoding LOW QUALITY PROTEIN: substance-K receptor (The sequence of the model RefSeq protein was modified relative to this genomic sequence to represent the inferred CDS: inserted 2 bases in 2 codons); translation: MGAYAMVTDTNISSGLESNTTGITAFSMPGWHLALWAAAYLALVLVAVMGNAAVIWIILAHWRMRTVTNYFTVNVALADLCMATFNAAFNXVYASHNIWYFGRAFCYFQNLFPITAMFVSIYPMTAIAADRYMAIVHPFQPRLSAPSTRAVIAGIWPVALALAFPQCFYCTITMDRGATKCVVAWPEDSGGKMHLLYHLAVIALIYFLPLVVMFVAYSVIGLTLWRRTVPGYEVHGANLRHLRAKKFVKTMVLVVVTFAICWLPYHLYFILGSFQEDIYCHKFIQQVYLALFWLAMSSTMYNPIIYCCLNHRFRSGFRLAYHCCPWVMPTEEDTIELTHTSSLSTRVNRCHTKEXSVGPSGAASGQAGSLQAEVSTDP